The following coding sequences are from one Nonlabens arenilitoris window:
- the hemL gene encoding glutamate-1-semialdehyde 2,1-aminomutase, with the protein MSFSYQRSSALFKEAQKVIPGGVNSPVRAFNAVGGSPVFVNHAKGAYLYDVDGNKIIDYIASWGPMILGHAFDPVVDAVKAAADKGTSYGMPTELETKIAELAVSMAPNVDQIRMVNSGTEACMSAVRLARGFTGRDKIIKFAGCYHGHSDSFLIQAGSGAVTFGSPNSPGVTQGTAKDTLLAQYNNLEQVADIFKKNEGEIACVIIEPIAGNMGCIVPQKGFLEGVRSLCDENGSLFIFDEVMTGFRLAAGGAQETTGVKADIVTYGKVIGGGLPVGAFAARQEIMNHLAPLGPVYQAGTLSGNPLAMSAGIAMLSHLNDNPDIFTSLAQKTERLHKGIDVVLTEKGMPYQINRYGSMMSVHFTDQPVIDFTSAATGNNDWFKKFFHGLLNRGIYLPPSAFESYFLNNALSNEDIDKTIEATREVVAEW; encoded by the coding sequence ATGTCATTTAGTTATCAACGTAGTAGTGCGCTTTTTAAAGAAGCGCAAAAAGTAATTCCTGGTGGAGTCAACTCTCCTGTTCGTGCATTTAATGCAGTAGGCGGATCTCCTGTTTTTGTTAATCATGCTAAAGGTGCTTATTTATATGATGTAGATGGAAATAAGATCATCGATTACATAGCCTCATGGGGACCTATGATTTTAGGTCATGCCTTTGATCCTGTAGTAGATGCCGTAAAAGCAGCTGCAGATAAAGGAACCTCTTATGGTATGCCTACAGAATTAGAAACCAAAATAGCAGAACTAGCAGTGTCCATGGCACCTAACGTAGACCAAATACGTATGGTAAATTCTGGTACTGAGGCTTGTATGAGCGCTGTACGATTAGCTCGTGGATTTACTGGTCGTGATAAAATCATCAAATTTGCAGGTTGCTACCATGGTCACAGTGATTCTTTTTTAATTCAGGCTGGTAGTGGTGCTGTCACTTTTGGTAGTCCTAATAGTCCTGGAGTGACTCAAGGTACTGCAAAGGACACCTTGTTAGCGCAGTATAATAATCTAGAGCAAGTTGCAGATATATTTAAGAAAAACGAAGGAGAGATAGCTTGTGTTATCATTGAACCTATTGCAGGTAATATGGGATGTATAGTTCCTCAAAAGGGTTTTCTAGAAGGTGTAAGGTCGCTTTGTGATGAGAATGGTTCTTTATTTATTTTTGATGAGGTGATGACCGGTTTCAGACTAGCTGCAGGTGGTGCTCAAGAAACAACAGGAGTAAAGGCAGACATAGTTACCTATGGAAAAGTGATAGGTGGTGGATTGCCAGTAGGAGCATTTGCTGCGAGACAAGAAATAATGAATCATCTAGCGCCATTAGGTCCTGTTTATCAAGCAGGAACATTGAGTGGTAATCCACTAGCTATGAGTGCTGGTATTGCAATGTTATCTCATTTAAATGACAATCCTGATATCTTTACGAGTCTAGCTCAAAAAACGGAACGTCTTCACAAAGGAATTGATGTCGTATTAACAGAGAAAGGCATGCCGTATCAAATTAATAGATATGGTTCCATGATGTCTGTTCATTTTACAGATCAACCAGTGATCGATTTTACTAGTGCGGCAACAGGTAATAATGACTGGTTTAAGAAATTTTTCCATGGACTTTTAAATCGTGGTATTTATTTACCACCTAGTGCGTTTGAAAGTTATTTCTTAAACAATGCATTGAGCAATGAAGATATAGATAAGACTATTGAAGCTACTAGAGAAGTAGTTGCAGAGTGGTAG
- a CDS encoding glucosaminidase domain-containing protein yields the protein MKFKSILYIALISLFIASCGSNKKVVTTKKRDKTTKTRNDNPNTETHNTVITEDEEKITETVKTRSGDKVANYVDQFKDVAMKEMRLYKIPASITLAQGILESGSGFGRLSVEANNHFGIKCHTAWTGERIYHDDDEDQECFRKYVSPDYSYRDHSLFLTQRKRYAGLFKLDKDDYKGWAHGLRKAGYATDKKYPQKLISLIERYQLYQYDAIVLGHPVKTYTETTTSTDKTERHIVKSGDTLYGIAKKYNLTVEQLKTYNSLKSTTLSIGQVLIVKPISKDF from the coding sequence ATGAAATTTAAGTCCATACTCTACATCGCACTTATTAGTTTATTTATAGCTTCTTGTGGCTCAAATAAAAAGGTGGTCACCACTAAAAAACGGGATAAAACGACCAAAACCCGTAACGATAACCCTAATACCGAAACACATAATACAGTAATTACTGAAGATGAAGAAAAAATCACAGAAACTGTAAAAACGCGTAGCGGTGATAAAGTGGCTAATTATGTAGATCAATTTAAAGATGTTGCGATGAAGGAAATGCGACTCTATAAAATTCCAGCAAGTATCACTCTTGCACAAGGTATTTTAGAAAGTGGTTCTGGATTCGGTAGATTATCAGTAGAGGCAAATAACCATTTTGGGATTAAATGTCACACGGCATGGACAGGTGAACGCATTTACCATGATGATGATGAAGATCAAGAGTGTTTTAGAAAATACGTTTCACCTGATTATTCTTATCGCGATCATTCTTTATTCTTAACACAGCGTAAAAGGTATGCCGGCTTATTTAAATTAGATAAAGATGATTATAAGGGTTGGGCACACGGATTACGTAAAGCAGGATATGCGACTGATAAAAAATATCCTCAAAAATTAATAAGCCTTATAGAAAGATACCAACTATATCAATATGATGCCATTGTTTTAGGTCATCCTGTAAAAACATATACAGAGACGACCACATCAACAGACAAAACAGAACGTCATATTGTTAAATCTGGAGATACACTTTATGGTATCGCCAAAAAATATAATCTTACCGTAGAACAATTAAAAACTTATAATAGTTTAAAATCTACAACACTAAGTATAGGACAAGTCCTAATTGTTAAACCAATTTCTAAAGATTTTTAA
- a CDS encoding OsmC family protein has product MKITLERKNTEYLLEAKGVSGNTVMIDHSGMETVQGVSPMELLLMGVGSCSAIDIIAILKKQRQNITSYKVEVTGERYELDDSKPFKSMHVLVKLEGDIHPDKAQKAADLSFAKYCSVSKSFDKCVEITYSIQINKPS; this is encoded by the coding sequence ATGAAAATAACCCTAGAAAGAAAGAATACAGAATATCTACTAGAAGCAAAAGGTGTTTCTGGAAACACCGTGATGATAGACCATAGCGGTATGGAAACTGTTCAAGGAGTAAGTCCTATGGAGTTACTTCTTATGGGTGTAGGCTCTTGTAGTGCGATAGATATTATCGCGATTTTAAAAAAACAACGCCAGAATATTACTAGTTATAAGGTTGAGGTAACTGGAGAGCGTTATGAGTTAGATGATTCTAAGCCATTTAAATCTATGCATGTTCTTGTGAAATTAGAAGGAGATATCCATCCAGATAAAGCTCAAAAAGCTGCAGATTTAAGTTTTGCTAAATATTGCTCAGTTTCAAAGAGTTTTGATAAGTGTGTGGAGATTACATATAGTATTCAAATAAACAAGCCTTCTTAG
- a CDS encoding DUF5522 domain-containing protein: MKKIIPVEEGDYYLTPQGYRCFTEQYHLKRGYCCKSGCRHCPYGYDKSSDSIKK; the protein is encoded by the coding sequence ATGAAAAAAATCATTCCCGTAGAAGAAGGAGATTATTATCTCACACCTCAAGGTTATCGCTGTTTTACAGAACAATACCACCTTAAAAGAGGCTATTGTTGTAAAAGTGGTTGCCGCCATTGTCCTTACGGTTATGATAAATCATCAGATAGTATTAAAAAATAA
- a CDS encoding OmpH family outer membrane protein: MKKIIALVAVLTIAASCQETQKIAFIDNAKVYEEYQEKIDLEASITKRQEDFKKRTDSLAMAYQVEAAPLQAKFNKLSQQQQQTNPDIVAFGKKWQMIESQIKTQEQSLQEQLENDLKELDTHVEEFIADYAKKNNYSFVLGKNKSGGLIYGNESSNITETIIKEINASYSSKKDSKTPNTEDSTENNETAE, translated from the coding sequence ATGAAAAAGATTATAGCCCTAGTTGCCGTTTTAACAATCGCAGCATCCTGTCAAGAAACTCAAAAAATTGCTTTTATAGACAATGCTAAAGTTTATGAAGAATATCAAGAAAAAATTGATCTAGAAGCTTCTATTACTAAAAGACAAGAAGACTTTAAGAAAAGAACAGATAGTCTAGCGATGGCTTATCAAGTTGAAGCTGCACCACTGCAAGCAAAATTCAATAAACTAAGCCAACAACAACAACAAACTAATCCAGATATTGTCGCATTTGGTAAGAAATGGCAGATGATAGAGTCTCAAATCAAAACTCAAGAACAAAGTTTACAAGAGCAGCTTGAAAATGATTTAAAAGAATTAGACACTCATGTAGAAGAGTTTATTGCAGACTATGCAAAGAAGAATAATTACTCTTTTGTGCTAGGAAAAAATAAATCTGGTGGATTAATTTATGGTAATGAGTCTAGTAATATTACAGAGACTATCATCAAAGAAATTAATGCTTCATACAGCAGTAAAAAAGATTCTAAGACCCCAAATACTGAGGATAGTACAGAAAATAATGAAACTGCTGAATAG
- a CDS encoding urocanate hydratase, whose amino-acid sequence MMQIAPNDSLTRFRESIKQGIPDTLPAPYVYDSNVNHAPKRKKILSEAEEELALRNALRYFEPKHHATLLPEFKKELQDYGRIYMYRFMPAYEIKARNIEDYPYKSKQAAAIMLMIQNNLDHAVAQHPHELITYGGNGGVFSNWAQYLLTMKYLSEMTDEQTLAMYSGHPMGLFPSHKGAPRCVVTNGMMIPNYSQPDDWEKFNALGVTQYGQMTAGSYMYIGPQGIVHGTTITVLNAFRKIKKEPTGNIFVTSGLGGMSGAQPKAGNIAGCITICAEMNPKAVHTRHSQGWVDVVIKNTEQLITRVKEAQSNNEIVSIAYEGNIVNVWEALYEANIDISIGSDQTSLHNPWAGGYYPVDLSFEESNEMMSDHPEEFKKEVQRSLRRHVDAINKHTDKGTYFFDYGNAFLLESSRADADITGEDKEFRYPSYVQDIMGPMCFDYGFGPFRWVCASNDPEDLKKTDQIATDVLEQLSQDAPECIQQQMQDNIKWIKGAQENKLVVGSQARILYADAQGRIEIARAFNKAIADGYIGPVVLGRDHHDVSGTDSPYRETSNIYDGSRFTADMAIQNVIGDSFRGATWVSIHNGGGVGWGEVINGGFGMFIDGTIEAETRLESMLFWDVNNGIARRNWARNDNAVFAIKRAMELNPQLQVTLPHSVSDDLLNKV is encoded by the coding sequence ATGATGCAAATAGCCCCAAATGATTCTTTAACACGCTTCCGCGAAAGCATAAAACAAGGAATCCCAGATACATTACCAGCACCGTATGTCTATGATTCTAATGTGAATCATGCACCTAAACGCAAAAAAATTCTTTCTGAAGCTGAAGAAGAACTAGCCTTACGCAATGCTTTAAGATATTTTGAACCAAAACATCATGCCACATTACTTCCTGAGTTTAAAAAAGAACTGCAGGATTATGGTCGTATTTATATGTATCGATTTATGCCTGCTTATGAAATCAAAGCTCGTAATATTGAAGATTACCCATATAAATCAAAACAGGCTGCCGCGATTATGTTAATGATTCAAAATAACTTAGATCATGCCGTAGCACAACATCCACATGAATTAATCACCTATGGTGGTAACGGTGGTGTTTTTTCAAATTGGGCACAGTACTTATTAACCATGAAGTACCTCAGTGAGATGACTGATGAACAAACGTTAGCGATGTACAGTGGTCATCCCATGGGACTCTTCCCTTCACATAAAGGTGCACCACGATGTGTTGTGACTAATGGCATGATGATTCCTAATTATTCTCAACCTGATGATTGGGAAAAATTTAATGCATTAGGTGTTACTCAATATGGACAGATGACTGCTGGTTCATACATGTATATAGGACCACAAGGCATTGTTCATGGAACTACAATAACAGTATTGAACGCGTTTAGAAAAATAAAAAAAGAACCTACTGGTAATATTTTTGTTACATCTGGACTAGGCGGAATGAGTGGCGCACAACCTAAAGCTGGTAATATCGCAGGATGCATCACTATCTGTGCTGAAATGAATCCTAAAGCTGTTCATACCAGACACTCACAAGGCTGGGTAGATGTTGTGATTAAAAATACAGAACAATTAATTACACGAGTTAAAGAAGCCCAATCTAACAATGAGATTGTATCCATAGCATATGAAGGTAATATTGTTAATGTATGGGAAGCACTTTATGAGGCAAACATAGACATATCTATAGGTAGCGATCAAACCAGTTTACACAATCCTTGGGCAGGTGGATACTATCCAGTTGATTTAAGCTTTGAAGAGTCTAATGAGATGATGAGTGATCATCCCGAAGAATTTAAAAAAGAAGTGCAACGCTCATTGCGCAGACATGTAGATGCCATAAATAAACACACAGATAAAGGCACTTATTTCTTTGATTATGGTAACGCATTCTTACTAGAATCTAGCCGTGCAGATGCTGATATCACTGGTGAAGACAAAGAGTTCAGATATCCATCTTATGTACAAGACATTATGGGACCTATGTGTTTTGATTACGGCTTTGGTCCATTTAGATGGGTTTGCGCATCTAATGATCCAGAAGATCTTAAGAAAACAGATCAAATTGCGACAGATGTATTAGAGCAATTATCACAAGATGCACCTGAATGTATCCAACAGCAAATGCAGGATAATATAAAATGGATAAAAGGCGCTCAAGAGAATAAACTTGTAGTAGGTTCTCAAGCACGCATCCTTTATGCAGATGCGCAAGGACGTATAGAAATAGCAAGAGCATTTAATAAAGCGATTGCTGATGGTTACATAGGACCAGTTGTTCTAGGTCGTGATCATCACGATGTATCAGGTACAGATTCACCATATAGAGAGACCTCTAATATATATGATGGCTCTCGTTTCACCGCAGATATGGCGATACAGAATGTAATAGGAGACAGTTTTAGAGGTGCTACCTGGGTATCTATTCACAATGGTGGTGGCGTCGGTTGGGGCGAGGTAATTAACGGTGGTTTCGGCATGTTTATTGATGGTACTATTGAAGCAGAAACGAGACTTGAGTCTATGCTTTTTTGGGATGTTAATAATGGTATTGCTAGACGTAACTGGGCTAGAAATGACAATGCTGTTTTTGCTATTAAAAGAGCTATGGAATTGAATCCACAGCTGCAAGTTACCTTACCGCATAGCGTGAGTGATGATTTATTGAATAAAGTTTAA
- a CDS encoding DUF4136 domain-containing protein — MIKKATLLIAAIVLLVGCQTVRVSQDYAVGTDFNQFKTYGYFKQGIDEADINDLDKKRILKAIDAQMLASGWSKSQTPDVMINIFTKTQQRVDVYNNWGWNAGFGWGWGGLGWNNGFGGNNVNTVNEGVLHIDFIDAQKKELIWQGVGTAPIRSNDPVKKTERINKIVQEILMQYPPKQ; from the coding sequence ATGATAAAAAAAGCTACTTTACTAATCGCAGCAATTGTATTGCTAGTAGGATGTCAAACCGTGAGAGTTTCTCAAGACTATGCAGTAGGAACCGATTTTAATCAATTTAAGACCTACGGATATTTTAAACAAGGTATCGATGAGGCTGACATTAACGACTTAGATAAAAAACGTATTTTAAAAGCAATTGATGCACAAATGCTAGCGAGCGGCTGGAGCAAATCACAAACGCCTGACGTTATGATCAACATTTTCACTAAAACACAACAGCGTGTTGATGTGTACAACAATTGGGGCTGGAATGCTGGCTTTGGTTGGGGCTGGGGCGGACTAGGCTGGAATAACGGTTTTGGCGGCAATAATGTAAACACAGTTAATGAAGGTGTTCTACATATAGACTTTATAGATGCGCAAAAAAAAGAATTAATATGGCAAGGTGTAGGAACTGCGCCTATACGTAGTAACGACCCAGTTAAAAAAACAGAACGAATTAATAAAATCGTACAAGAAATCTTAATGCAGTATCCACCAAAACAATAA
- a CDS encoding alpha-ketoacid dehydrogenase subunit alpha/beta, which translates to MAELYEENFKTVSKYVHATSRGHEVIQTALGMQLLPQDYAFPYYRDDAMLLSIGMKPYDLMLQLLAKKDDPFSGGRTYYSHPSLNDIDKPKIPHQSSATGMQAIPATGVALGLHYRESLTDEQRVAIDSNSNSSSSSDSIVVCSLGDASVTEGEIAEAFQMAALKQLPILYLVQDNGWDISANAAETRAQNAAEYAAGFHGIEAISIDGTDFEESYNTLNAVIEKIRTERRPFLVHAKVPLLNHHTSGVRMEFYRDDLEEARSRDPYPRMRQLLLDNGFSEQDVDDYDAFAKAESKKALEQAMTMPDPEPSDLFTHDFAPTPITEEKGERSPEGAEKVVMVDCALFAIEELMKKHPECLLYGQDVGGRLGGVFREAATLAQKFGDNRVFNTPIQEAFIVGSTVGMSAAGLKPIVEVQFADYIWPGLNQLFTEVSRSCYLSNGKWPVSMILRVPIGAYGSGGPYHSSSMESVVSNIRGLKIAYPSNGADLKGLMKAAYYDPNPVVIFEHKGLYWSKVKGTKGATSVEPSEDYVLPFGKAWVLQEIWKKQEEETLSIITYGMGVHWAMNATEELGLQDRVEVVDLRTLHPLDYETVFASVKKCGKCLVVTEEPSENSFSRALQGRIQEECFRYLDAPVMVIGSENMPAIPLNSVLEETMIPSTEKVKTKIKEILFY; encoded by the coding sequence ATGGCAGAACTCTACGAAGAGAACTTTAAAACAGTTTCTAAGTACGTGCATGCAACTAGTCGTGGTCACGAGGTGATTCAGACGGCGCTAGGAATGCAGTTGTTACCTCAAGATTATGCGTTTCCGTACTATCGTGATGATGCCATGTTACTCTCTATAGGGATGAAACCTTATGATTTAATGTTGCAGTTACTGGCTAAAAAAGATGATCCATTTTCTGGTGGACGTACGTATTATTCACATCCATCATTGAATGATATCGATAAGCCTAAAATCCCACATCAATCTAGTGCTACAGGAATGCAGGCGATTCCTGCGACTGGTGTTGCTTTAGGACTTCACTATCGTGAGAGTTTAACTGATGAACAAAGAGTTGCTATTGATTCAAATTCAAATTCAAGTTCAAGTTCTGATTCCATTGTCGTTTGTTCTCTAGGTGATGCATCTGTGACCGAAGGTGAGATTGCTGAGGCTTTTCAAATGGCAGCTTTAAAGCAATTGCCTATTTTATATCTAGTGCAAGATAACGGTTGGGATATCAGCGCAAATGCTGCAGAGACTCGTGCACAAAATGCGGCAGAATATGCTGCTGGATTCCATGGAATAGAGGCCATTTCCATTGATGGAACTGACTTTGAAGAAAGTTACAACACTTTGAATGCGGTGATAGAAAAAATAAGGACAGAACGCAGACCGTTTTTAGTCCATGCTAAAGTTCCTTTGTTGAATCACCACACGAGTGGTGTAAGAATGGAGTTTTATCGTGATGATTTGGAAGAGGCAAGAAGCCGTGATCCGTATCCGCGTATGAGACAGTTATTGCTCGATAATGGATTTAGTGAGCAGGATGTGGATGATTATGACGCTTTCGCGAAAGCGGAATCTAAAAAAGCTCTTGAGCAAGCTATGACCATGCCAGATCCTGAGCCATCAGATTTATTCACACATGATTTTGCGCCAACTCCAATTACGGAAGAAAAAGGAGAACGCTCTCCAGAAGGCGCAGAAAAAGTCGTGATGGTAGATTGTGCACTGTTTGCCATTGAGGAATTAATGAAAAAACATCCAGAATGCTTGTTATATGGGCAAGATGTAGGTGGTAGATTAGGTGGTGTTTTTAGAGAAGCGGCGACGCTGGCACAAAAATTTGGCGATAATCGAGTATTCAATACGCCGATTCAAGAAGCATTTATAGTAGGTAGTACGGTAGGAATGAGTGCTGCAGGTTTAAAACCTATCGTAGAGGTGCAATTTGCAGATTATATCTGGCCTGGATTGAATCAGCTGTTTACAGAGGTGTCTCGTTCTTGTTACCTAAGTAATGGAAAATGGCCAGTATCGATGATCTTGCGCGTTCCGATAGGTGCTTATGGTTCTGGTGGTCCTTACCACTCTAGTTCTATGGAAAGCGTGGTGTCTAACATAAGAGGTTTAAAGATCGCCTATCCATCAAATGGCGCCGACTTAAAAGGATTGATGAAAGCTGCTTATTATGACCCTAATCCGGTGGTGATTTTTGAGCACAAAGGATTGTACTGGTCTAAAGTAAAAGGAACTAAAGGAGCTACAAGTGTAGAGCCTAGTGAAGATTATGTATTGCCTTTTGGGAAAGCATGGGTGCTTCAAGAAATCTGGAAAAAACAGGAAGAAGAAACCTTGAGTATTATTACTTACGGAATGGGTGTGCACTGGGCAATGAATGCTACAGAAGAATTAGGCTTACAGGATAGAGTAGAAGTAGTGGATTTAAGAACGCTGCATCCACTAGATTATGAGACCGTTTTTGCTAGTGTAAAAAAATGTGGTAAGTGTTTAGTAGTCACCGAAGAACCTAGTGAAAATAGTTTCTCACGTGCCTTACAAGGTCGTATTCAAGAAGAGTGTTTTAGATATTTAGACGCACCAGTAATGGTTATAGGTTCAGAAAATATGCCAGCGATACCATTAAATTCAGTGCTTGAAGAAACGATGATTCCAAGTACAGAGAAAGTAAAAACTAAGATTAAGGAAATATTGTTTTATTAG
- a CDS encoding 1-aminocyclopropane-1-carboxylate deaminase/D-cysteine desulfhydrase, translating into MKIFDVKNAVNQRYREFNNGAIVVDIKREDLLNTHVSGNKLRKLKYNLLQAQQKGINTVLTYGGAFSNHIAATAAAGNICGFKTIGVIRGEELGRDLEKTLNSNKTLQTAHQLGMQFKFISRSDYRVKYEKEFQQRLKAEFIEFYNIPEGGTNQLAVKGCEEILTSVDKTTYDYICLAAGTGGTAAGIINSVESHQRVLVFSALKGDFMFDEIAKYTDRENFMVFNEDRFGGYAKSSDGLIKFMNGRFRESVTEQNPKGIPLEPIYTGKMMYRLEHLIKSGVISGETRILAIHTGGLQSVAGYNDMLEKKGKITLDYINEI; encoded by the coding sequence ATGAAGATTTTTGATGTGAAAAATGCAGTGAATCAACGATATCGTGAATTTAATAATGGAGCGATTGTAGTGGATATAAAACGCGAAGATTTATTAAATACTCATGTATCTGGGAATAAACTGCGCAAATTGAAATACAATTTATTACAAGCGCAACAAAAAGGTATAAATACTGTACTCACCTATGGTGGGGCGTTTTCTAATCATATTGCTGCTACAGCGGCTGCTGGGAATATTTGCGGATTTAAAACCATAGGTGTTATAAGAGGTGAAGAGTTAGGACGCGATCTAGAGAAAACTCTCAACAGCAATAAAACTTTACAAACGGCACATCAATTAGGGATGCAGTTTAAATTTATATCTCGTTCTGATTATAGAGTTAAATATGAAAAAGAATTTCAGCAACGATTAAAAGCAGAATTTATAGAGTTTTATAACATTCCAGAAGGTGGTACTAATCAACTAGCAGTTAAAGGTTGTGAAGAAATTTTAACCTCAGTGGACAAAACTACATATGATTACATTTGTCTAGCCGCTGGAACTGGTGGTACAGCCGCAGGAATTATTAATAGTGTAGAAAGTCATCAAAGAGTATTAGTGTTTTCGGCATTGAAAGGTGATTTTATGTTTGATGAGATCGCTAAGTATACCGATAGAGAAAACTTTATGGTATTTAATGAAGATAGATTTGGCGGATATGCAAAGTCTAGTGATGGATTAATTAAGTTTATGAATGGACGCTTTCGCGAAAGCGTAACTGAGCAAAATCCTAAGGGAATACCACTTGAACCCATTTATACAGGAAAAATGATGTATCGATTAGAACATCTTATTAAGTCTGGCGTTATCTCTGGAGAAACTCGTATTTTAGCCATTCATACTGGCGGTTTGCAAAGTGTCGCAGGATACAATGACATGCTAGAAAAAAAAGGCAAAATTACCTTAGATTATATCAATGAAATTTAA
- a CDS encoding dihydrolipoamide acetyltransferase family protein, with product MAKTMDFILPKMGESITEGTILNWLVQEGEAFEEGDILVEVGTDKVDNEVPAPVAGVMSKHLFTDGDVVEIGSVIAQFEESDGTVKTAAGPKSSNANQAVKKDLIVDKPPKMVKASSKATAVSNSYVNQDLFVSPLIDSMARKHHISYEELARIPATGHEGRLRKSDVVNYINEGRPFQFAQAVSNEPDPTAYRIPQLKLDKGTGTIIKMDRMRSMIADHMVYSKHTSPHVTAYVEADLTDLVNWRNKNKAPFQEKYGERLTFTPLFVDAVARAIKEYPNINASVDGSNIIVKENINVGMATALPSGNLIVPVVKNADQKSLQEIAADVNRMANLARENKLGGDDIKGGTFTISNVGTFGSLMGTPIINQPEVAILATGIIKKRAEVITIDGVDSIEIRSMMMLSLSFDHRVVDGFLGGSFLKQVALNLEAAPDKDFLKKFRCQSELVEDELKIY from the coding sequence ATGGCAAAGACTATGGATTTTATACTCCCAAAAATGGGAGAATCAATTACAGAAGGAACAATACTTAACTGGCTAGTTCAAGAAGGAGAAGCTTTTGAAGAAGGAGATATTCTTGTAGAAGTAGGAACGGATAAGGTAGATAATGAGGTGCCGGCACCTGTGGCAGGTGTAATGTCTAAACATTTATTTACCGACGGTGATGTTGTCGAAATAGGAAGCGTGATTGCACAGTTTGAAGAGTCTGATGGTACTGTAAAAACTGCGGCTGGCCCAAAATCTTCAAATGCTAATCAGGCAGTTAAAAAAGATTTAATCGTAGATAAGCCGCCTAAGATGGTAAAAGCAAGTTCAAAAGCTACTGCGGTTTCTAATTCTTATGTTAATCAAGATCTTTTTGTGAGTCCGCTCATAGATAGTATGGCACGTAAGCATCATATTTCTTATGAGGAACTTGCTCGCATACCAGCAACTGGTCATGAAGGTAGATTGCGCAAGAGTGACGTGGTAAATTATATTAATGAAGGTAGACCTTTTCAGTTTGCGCAAGCAGTCTCAAATGAACCAGATCCTACCGCATACCGTATACCTCAATTAAAACTGGATAAAGGAACTGGAACCATTATAAAAATGGACCGCATGCGCTCTATGATTGCAGATCATATGGTGTATTCTAAACATACCAGTCCACATGTGACTGCTTATGTAGAAGCAGATCTTACAGATTTAGTGAACTGGCGTAATAAAAATAAAGCACCTTTTCAAGAAAAATACGGTGAGCGATTAACGTTTACACCACTTTTTGTAGATGCAGTAGCGAGAGCGATTAAAGAATATCCTAATATCAACGCTAGTGTAGATGGTTCCAATATCATCGTTAAAGAAAATATCAATGTAGGAATGGCAACAGCATTACCATCAGGTAATTTAATAGTACCTGTGGTTAAAAATGCAGACCAAAAATCTCTACAAGAAATCGCTGCAGATGTGAATCGCATGGCAAACCTAGCAAGAGAAAATAAATTAGGTGGTGACGATATTAAAGGTGGAACGTTTACTATATCAAATGTGGGAACTTTTGGTTCATTAATGGGAACACCTATTATCAATCAGCCAGAGGTGGCTATTCTTGCAACAGGAATTATAAAAAAACGTGCCGAGGTAATAACCATAGATGGCGTGGACAGTATTGAGATAAGAAGTATGATGATGCTATCATTATCATTTGATCATAGAGTAGTAGATGGCTTTTTGGGAGGTAGTTTTTTAAAGCAAGTGGCTTTGAATTTAGAAGCTGCACCTGATAAAGATTTTTTAAAAAAATTTAGGTGTCAGTCTGAGCTTGTCGAAGACGAATTAAAAATCTACTGA